In a genomic window of Armatimonas rosea:
- a CDS encoding DUF937 domain-containing protein — MDNLLQGLMGQLGGGAVGQIAEKLGVDEGTAQNGIQAALPILLGALARNAQTEGGAEALHSAISNDHDGSVLENVEGSIAGYQDGPGAAILGHVLGGQSDAISGLVSQQLGGANGGALLQMLAPLVLGYLGQQKQQQGLDVAGLAGMLLGGGGQQQAQPAASGLMGMVGQLLDQNHDGSPVDDIIGLAGRFLKR, encoded by the coding sequence ATGGACAATCTCCTTCAGGGTTTAATGGGGCAGCTCGGTGGCGGTGCGGTCGGGCAGATCGCGGAGAAGCTCGGGGTGGATGAGGGCACGGCGCAGAACGGAATCCAGGCCGCCCTCCCGATCCTTCTAGGGGCGCTTGCCCGCAATGCACAGACCGAAGGGGGCGCCGAGGCACTCCACAGCGCGATCTCCAACGACCATGATGGCAGCGTGCTTGAGAATGTCGAGGGATCCATCGCGGGCTACCAAGACGGCCCCGGTGCCGCGATCCTGGGCCATGTCCTAGGCGGCCAGAGCGATGCCATCAGCGGCCTTGTCAGCCAGCAGCTCGGGGGGGCAAATGGCGGAGCACTCTTGCAGATGCTCGCTCCGCTCGTCCTGGGCTACCTGGGTCAGCAAAAGCAGCAGCAGGGCCTCGATGTCGCTGGGCTGGCCGGGATGCTCCTAGGCGGTGGCGGCCAGCAGCAAGCGCAGCCTGCCGCCAGCGGGCTCATGGGTATGGTGGGCCAGCTCCTAGACCAGAACCACGATGGCTCCCCGGTCGATGACATCATCGGGCTGGCGGGGCGTTTCCTGAAGCGCTAG